A part of Scleropages formosus chromosome 3, fSclFor1.1, whole genome shotgun sequence genomic DNA contains:
- the ppp2r3a gene encoding serine/threonine-protein phosphatase 2A regulatory subunit B'' subunit alpha isoform X3 → MMIKETSLRRDPDLRGELAFLARGCDFVLPSRFKKRLKSFQQTQIQNKPEKKPGTPPPAPAPGSSTPTPRPPTPPVSKVPVAPSPVSINIPRFYFPKGLPSGSANFDEAIAKIEAAFTEFEEEKADIYEMGKVAKACGCPLYWKAPMFNCAGGERTGFVSVHSFIAMWRKLLHSCYDDASKFVYLLAKPGCSYLEQEDFIPLLQDIVDTHPGLTFLKDAPEFHSRYITTVIQRIFYTVNRSWTGRISMTELRRSNFLQTLALLEEEDDINQITDYFSYEHFYVIYCKFWELDTDHDLFIDAKDLARYNDHASSNRIIERLFSGAVTRGNSVQREGRMSYADFVWFLISEEDKKNPTSVEYWFRCMDLDGDGVLSMYELEYFYQEQCERMEAMGIEPLPFHDLLCQMLDLVKPECQGKITLHDLKRCRMAHIFYDTFFNLEKYLDHEQRDPFAVQKDLESEGPEPSDWDKYALEEYEVLVAEETANDQLQEGSFDDDYESDELAVPAEIGNKMDKLVISDLSA, encoded by the exons ATGATGATTAAGGAGACGTCTCTGAGGAGGGACCCTGACCTAAGGGGGGAGCTGGCCTTCCTGGCCCGGGGCTGTGACTTTGTCCTGCCCTCACGCTTCAAGAAGAGGCTCAAGTCCTTCCAGCAGACACAG ATCCAAAACAAACCGGAGAAGAAGCCaggaaccccacctccagccccaGCGCCAGGGtcatccacccccaccccgcgtCCACCCACCCCTCCTGTTAGCAAGGTTCCGGTGGCGCCCTCGCCCGTCTCCATAAACATTCCACGCTTCTACTTTCCCAAGGGACTTCCCAGCGGCAGTGCCAACTTTGACGAAGCCATTGCCAAAATTGAGGCGGCCTTCACTGAGTTTGAAGAGGAGAAAGCTGATATTTACGAAATGGGGAAGGTCGCTAAG GCATGCGGCTGCCCGCTCTACTGGAAGGCCCCCATGTTCAACTGCGCAGGGGGAGAACGAACAGGGTTTGTGTCGGTCCACTCTTTCATCGCTATGTGGAGGAA GTTGTTACATAGCTGCTATGATGACGCGTCAAAGTTTGTTTACTTGCTGGCCAAGCCAGGCTGCAGCTACTTGGAACAGGAGGACTTCATCCCACTGTTACAG GACATagtggacacacacccagggttGACTTTCTTAAAGGATGCCCCTGAATTTCATTCCCGGTACATTACCACG GTGATCCAGAGGATATTCTACACAGTTAACCGCTCCTGGACAGGACGGATCTCAATGACAGAGCTGCGCAGAAGCAATTTCCTGCAG ACCCTAGccctgctggaggaggaagatgacATCAATCAGATAACGGACTACTTCTCCTATGAGCACTTTTAcgtcatttactgtaaattctGGGAGCTAGACACAGATCACGACCTCTTCATCGATGCCAAGGACCTGGCCAGGTATAATGACCACG CCTCCTCAAACAGAATAATAGAGCGTCTGTTTTCTGGAGCCGTCACCAG AGGAAATTCTGTTCAAAGGGAAGGCAGGATGAGCTACGCTGACTTTGTGTGGTTTCTCATTTCTGAAGAGGACAAGAAGAACCCAaccag CGTGGAGTACTGGTTTCGCTGCATGGACCTGGATGGGGATGGGGTTCTGTCTATGTACGAGCTGGAGTACTTCTACCAGGAGCAGTGCGAGCGCATGGAGGCTATGGGCATCGAACCGTTACCTTTCCATGACCTGCTGTGCCAGATGCTAGACTTGGTCAAGCCCGAGTGCCAAG GGAAAATAACCCTCCATGACCTGAAGCGATGCAGAATGGCACACATATTCTACGACACCTTCTTTAACCTGGAGAAGTATCTGGACCATGAGCAAAGAGATCCTTTTGCAGTGCAGAAG GATTTGGAGAGTGAAGGTCCGGAGCCCTCTGACTGGGACAAGTATGCTTTAGAGGAATACGAGGTGCTGGTAGCAGAGGAGACGGCCAACGATCAGCTGCAAGAGGG GTCCTTTGATGACGACTATGAATCCGATGAGCTCGCTGTCCCAGCAGAGATAGGAAACAAGATGGACAAACTGGTCATATCTGATTTGTCAGCATGA